One genomic region from Croceicoccus sp. YJ47 encodes:
- a CDS encoding fasciclin domain-containing protein produces the protein MNQILRNLSAALLLVAPLAACGSDEAGGAAGGAADARNESLAAALADADGLSRLSGSLNETAMATIFDGTASYTILAPTDAAFDEAALSPQEGESADAVLAAVLREHVLPGAFTVPDIARALENDGSVEMQNMGGTMLTFAREGDAIRVTDEDGGTALITGDAIVASNGVAIPVDAMLKTP, from the coding sequence ATGAACCAGATCCTGCGCAATCTTTCCGCCGCCCTGCTGCTCGTCGCACCGCTGGCCGCATGCGGATCGGACGAAGCCGGGGGCGCCGCGGGCGGGGCGGCGGATGCCCGCAACGAATCGCTGGCCGCGGCGCTCGCCGATGCGGACGGGCTTTCACGGTTGAGCGGTTCGCTCAACGAAACCGCGATGGCCACCATCTTCGACGGTACGGCGAGCTACACGATTCTCGCGCCCACCGACGCCGCCTTCGACGAGGCCGCGCTATCCCCTCAGGAAGGCGAGAGTGCGGATGCCGTGCTCGCCGCCGTACTGCGCGAACATGTCCTGCCCGGCGCGTTCACCGTGCCCGATATTGCCCGCGCGCTCGAAAACGACGGCAGCGTGGAGATGCAGAACATGGGCGGGACCATGCTGACCTTCGCACGCGAAGGCGATGCGATCCGCGTCACTGACGAGGATGGCGGCACCGCTCTCATCACAGGGGACGCGATCGTCGCCAGCAATGGGGTCGCCATTCCGGTCGATGCCATGCTGAAAACGCCGTAG
- the glnA gene encoding type I glutamate--ammonia ligase gives MASASDILKRIKDEEIEWVDLRFTDPKGKWQHLQMLAGPLGEDELEQGLMFDGSSIEGWKTINESDMILKPDLDAAYIDPFSATPMMVLFCDIVEPSTGELYGRDPRSTAKRAEEFLKTTGLGDTVYVGPEPEFFMFDDVKFYDGYDGSGYRIDDIELPTNSNRDYEGGNLAHRPRAKGGYFPVAPVDSAMDIRAEMVTTMVEMGLPMDKHHHEVASAQHELGITFGTLTQTADRVQIYKYVVHMVAQAYGKTATFMPKPIKADNGSGMHTHMSIWDNGKPTFAGNGYAGLSDNCLYYIGGVIKHAKALNAFTNPTTNSYKRLVPGFEAPVLLAYSARNRSASCRIPYGAGEKAKRVEFRFPDPLANPYLSFAALLMAGIDGIKNKIHPGEAMDKNLYDLPPAELAEVPTVCGSLREALLALEADHEFLLEGGVFTKEQIDAYAELKWADVLRFETTPSAVEFDMYYSA, from the coding sequence ATGGCTTCTGCAAGCGACATCCTGAAACGGATCAAGGACGAAGAGATCGAGTGGGTCGACCTGCGTTTCACCGACCCCAAGGGCAAGTGGCAGCATCTTCAGATGCTGGCCGGGCCGCTGGGTGAGGACGAGCTGGAACAGGGGCTGATGTTCGACGGCTCCTCGATCGAGGGGTGGAAGACGATCAACGAATCGGACATGATCCTCAAACCCGATCTCGACGCCGCCTATATCGACCCGTTCTCCGCGACGCCGATGATGGTGTTGTTCTGCGACATCGTCGAACCCTCCACCGGCGAGCTCTATGGCCGCGATCCCCGTTCCACCGCCAAGCGCGCCGAGGAATTCCTGAAGACCACGGGGCTGGGCGACACGGTCTATGTCGGGCCGGAACCGGAATTCTTCATGTTCGACGACGTGAAGTTCTATGACGGTTACGATGGCTCGGGCTATCGCATCGACGACATCGAACTGCCCACCAATTCGAACCGCGATTATGAAGGCGGCAACCTCGCCCACCGTCCGCGCGCCAAGGGTGGCTATTTCCCCGTCGCGCCGGTCGACAGCGCCATGGACATCCGTGCCGAAATGGTCACGACGATGGTCGAAATGGGCTTGCCCATGGACAAGCACCACCACGAGGTCGCCTCCGCGCAGCACGAGCTCGGCATCACGTTCGGCACGCTCACGCAGACGGCGGACCGGGTGCAGATCTACAAATATGTCGTGCACATGGTCGCGCAGGCCTATGGCAAGACCGCGACCTTCATGCCCAAGCCGATCAAGGCCGACAACGGGTCGGGCATGCACACGCACATGTCGATCTGGGACAATGGCAAGCCGACCTTTGCCGGCAATGGCTATGCCGGCCTGTCCGACAATTGCCTCTACTACATCGGCGGCGTGATCAAGCATGCCAAGGCCTTGAACGCCTTCACCAACCCGACCACCAACAGCTACAAGCGTCTGGTGCCGGGCTTCGAGGCGCCGGTGCTGCTCGCCTATTCGGCGCGCAACCGGTCGGCATCGTGCCGCATTCCGTATGGCGCGGGCGAAAAGGCGAAGCGCGTCGAATTCCGCTTCCCCGATCCGCTCGCCAATCCCTATCTGTCGTTCGCGGCGCTGTTGATGGCGGGCATCGACGGGATCAAGAACAAGATCCACCCCGGCGAAGCGATGGACAAGAACCTGTACGACCTGCCGCCGGCAGAGCTCGCCGAGGTGCCGACCGTGTGCGGTTCGCTGCGCGAAGCGTTGCTCGCACTGGAAGCGGATCACGAGTTCCTGCTCGAAGGCGGCGTGTTCACCAAGGAGCAGATCGACGCCTATGCCGAATTGAAATGGGCCGACGTGCTGCGTTTCGAAACGACGCCGAGCGCGGTCGAATTCGACATGTATTACAGCGCCTGA